One window of the Emcibacter sp. genome contains the following:
- a CDS encoding FAD-dependent oxidoreductase yields MTDPRPVVVIGSGFAGSIVAAKLTKAGRKVLILERGPWRNTTAVRGAGIADPAPLPHGARFFTHILRRINREGLPGGGLTLNRRGMYEIFSDKHIDVACTSQVGGSSHVYGALHKRPQDSGFWDGHHDKISVAQMEGYYRSVLAELGSAPVSVDAGGPNLFAKRFANNPHFITDQRSLDIDMGLRDGLGTIATEELSGEGLLGSARGIKRTADETWLLPAMRNGLIVKDMCEVESIFRQGDGGAVSYRLDVQNYKEKKRETIVASRVILAAGTINTMKLLLASRDRFGGLDGMPRLGFGVGGNGDYSAYWRHEAGREDLSEGLPTRGMILLSNESLWQSSRPWPVIVEGAMPYSRLLPWIPFLKHFSRRGTLLAGLGPDDMSGRVFLHKGKMRIDFDPRESLIYQDIRQAFDLIEDLSGHRLTHFPKVSTVHPMGGAPLGSSPEKGVVDDAGEIYGHPGLHIADASVMPASLGAPPSLSIAAWANNVADKIISLC; encoded by the coding sequence ATGACCGATCCCCGTCCGGTTGTTGTCATCGGCAGCGGTTTTGCCGGCAGTATCGTCGCCGCGAAGCTGACGAAGGCCGGCAGGAAAGTGCTGATACTTGAGCGTGGGCCCTGGCGCAATACAACAGCCGTGCGCGGTGCAGGAATTGCAGATCCCGCGCCATTGCCCCACGGCGCGCGCTTCTTCACCCATATTCTGCGGCGTATCAATCGGGAAGGGCTGCCAGGCGGTGGCCTGACCCTGAACCGGCGCGGTATGTACGAAATCTTTTCCGATAAACATATTGATGTCGCCTGCACATCGCAGGTGGGTGGCAGCAGTCATGTTTACGGTGCCTTGCATAAGCGGCCGCAGGATTCCGGTTTTTGGGACGGTCATCATGACAAAATCAGTGTAGCACAAATGGAAGGCTATTACCGATCGGTACTCGCTGAACTCGGCAGTGCGCCGGTGTCTGTTGACGCTGGCGGACCGAACCTTTTTGCCAAACGTTTTGCGAATAATCCTCATTTCATTACTGACCAGCGATCTCTCGATATAGATATGGGATTGAGGGATGGTCTGGGGACTATCGCAACAGAGGAATTGTCCGGAGAAGGATTGCTCGGGTCCGCCCGCGGGATCAAGCGAACGGCGGATGAAACCTGGCTTTTGCCTGCCATGCGAAACGGGCTTATTGTGAAGGACATGTGCGAAGTCGAGAGCATCTTCAGGCAGGGTGACGGGGGTGCAGTTTCCTATCGCCTTGACGTTCAAAATTACAAGGAGAAAAAACGGGAGACGATTGTTGCCTCCCGGGTGATTCTGGCGGCAGGAACTATCAATACCATGAAACTTCTGCTTGCCAGCCGGGATCGGTTCGGTGGTCTTGATGGCATGCCGCGGTTGGGGTTCGGGGTTGGCGGCAATGGCGACTATTCCGCTTATTGGAGGCATGAGGCGGGTAGGGAAGATCTGAGCGAGGGGCTGCCGACGCGCGGCATGATACTGCTCAGTAATGAAAGTCTGTGGCAATCCTCACGGCCTTGGCCGGTTATTGTAGAGGGCGCCATGCCCTATAGTCGGCTTCTTCCCTGGATACCATTTCTGAAACACTTTTCCAGGCGGGGAACGTTGCTTGCCGGTCTGGGGCCCGACGACATGTCAGGGCGCGTATTTCTGCACAAGGGAAAGATGAGAATTGACTTTGATCCGCGGGAAAGCTTGATTTATCAGGATATCAGGCAGGCCTTTGACCTGATTGAAGACCTGAGCGGACACCGACTGACCCACTTTCCAAAAGTTTCCACTGTTCATCCCATGGGGGGGGCTCCGCTTGGTTCTTCGCCGGAAAAAGGAGTCGTCGATGATGCTGGAGAAATCTATGGCCATCCCGGACTGCATATTGCTGACGCATCCGTAATGCCGGCTTCGCTTGGTGCTCCGCCGTCCCTCTCCATCGCCGCCTGGGCTAATAATGTTGCAGACAAGATTATATCCCTGTGCTAG
- a CDS encoding MerR family transcriptional regulator: MKKKTSNQFETDDKPTLRMRDLIRESGLPRETIHYYFNEGLLPSAYKVKKNSAFYGPEHLERLQQIRILREERFLPIKAIKAIYAQKPASKFSDEQLDYFRHLRLRFPDSVNPGAEKYIPLSSLASQKISDQELADFVKQGLVDVVEQDGEQMVTKEDAVVLETWVQFNKLGFTREKGYSPSLLNLWDKAIEEMVSDEFSFIAPVILDREGEDVVDFGARVIDSIERLIQALHVKKARKLFATLEFDDIEVETDPEKD; the protein is encoded by the coding sequence GTGAAAAAAAAGACTTCAAACCAGTTCGAGACTGACGACAAGCCGACTTTACGTATGCGTGATCTGATCCGGGAAAGCGGCCTGCCCCGTGAAACCATCCATTATTACTTCAATGAAGGTCTCCTGCCGTCTGCCTATAAGGTCAAGAAAAACTCCGCCTTTTATGGTCCCGAGCACCTGGAACGGCTGCAACAAATCAGAATCCTGAGGGAAGAGCGCTTTCTTCCTATTAAGGCGATCAAGGCTATCTATGCGCAGAAGCCGGCATCGAAATTCAGTGATGAGCAGCTCGATTATTTCCGTCACCTTCGACTCCGCTTTCCGGATTCTGTCAATCCCGGCGCCGAGAAATATATTCCTCTCTCAAGTCTGGCGTCGCAGAAAATCTCCGACCAGGAACTGGCTGATTTTGTAAAGCAGGGACTCGTAGATGTTGTCGAGCAGGATGGGGAGCAGATGGTGACCAAAGAGGATGCGGTTGTTCTTGAGACCTGGGTGCAGTTCAATAAGCTCGGCTTTACTCGGGAAAAAGGATATAGCCCGAGCCTTCTCAATCTCTGGGACAAGGCGATTGAGGAAATGGTATCTGACGAATTCTCCTTCATTGCGCCGGTTATTCTGGACCGAGAAGGGGAGGATGTGGTTGACTTTGGCGCCCGGGTGATCGATTCCATTGAGAGGTTGATCCAGGCACTGCATGTCAAGAAAGCCCGAAAACTCTTTGCCACGCTGGAGTTTGATGACATCGAAGTGGAAACGGATCCGGAAAAAGACTAG
- a CDS encoding TonB-dependent receptor, translating into MKLITKGRRYLKFGTAIAAVLIGQTANAATGEKTNEEIFTLEEITVTARKRTESLQDTPLSVSAFTTSGLEKRGMTNLADLSAYTPNVNINNGLVTGGSTNAAVFIRGVGQRDFIFPTDPGVGIYVDGVYIARSFGGMLDLADVERIEVLRGPQGSLYGKNTIGGAINVTTTRPRGDLEGRLKATTGSRNRIDVEGNINFPIAEDKLYGKIAATTKNQDGYDVRQTDGLDMGNTNLDAIRGGLNWLASDNVEVYLSVDATKVRQNGAPGTLLGTFDDPTGLYALFNAFAVPMWNAQLGLPAGTLFDDRWVTEDPSSASNGTGPSVDNVDTWGATATVDWEISDTLSFRSITGYREMDAIIKVDMDYTPYPVVHTDEEQHQKQFSQEFQLSGTAVDGRLQWLLGGYYFKEQADDVNRTYLASGIYDALEALPAALIPLIPGQVCPAAFPAPCAGGAGNPYNTTFDLDVNPTTSLDTDNWAAFVHLTYDVSSKLSLTLGGRYSYEKKVYFIDSYYPNSGKIATPPTTDEQTWSKFTPKVGLDYHVNDDVLVYASFSKGFKSGGWNPRPLDPLEFKPYGQENLAAWETGVKSRLFDNRMTLNVAGFYSQYKDLQLSINSVNPATGGLILTVGNAGDVDIWGVEAEIVARPTPELNLNLGVGYLDNKYTYLAEAVGYSKDNELPLSSKWMINAGAEYEIVLGDGLGSVTLRGDLNYRSSFFHNPQNTPEIAQDGYILVNARLTWQDADDLWQIAVFGTNITDEKYISTAEHVPSFGFRNAVYGRPAEWGVSVSRRF; encoded by the coding sequence ATGAAACTAATTACTAAGGGACGCCGGTATTTGAAGTTTGGTACTGCCATTGCGGCGGTATTGATCGGGCAGACGGCTAATGCCGCCACCGGGGAAAAAACGAACGAGGAAATCTTCACTCTCGAGGAAATTACCGTAACGGCGCGGAAAAGGACTGAAAGTCTGCAGGATACGCCGCTTTCCGTCAGCGCCTTTACCACAAGTGGTCTTGAAAAGCGCGGTATGACAAACCTTGCCGACCTTTCTGCCTACACCCCAAACGTCAATATCAATAATGGACTTGTCACAGGCGGCAGCACCAACGCAGCCGTGTTTATCCGCGGTGTGGGTCAGAGGGATTTTATTTTCCCGACCGATCCCGGTGTGGGTATTTATGTGGACGGCGTTTATATTGCCCGAAGTTTCGGCGGCATGCTTGATCTTGCCGATGTGGAGCGGATCGAGGTATTGCGCGGACCGCAAGGGTCGCTGTATGGGAAAAACACTATTGGCGGCGCTATTAACGTGACCACCACCCGGCCGCGTGGCGATCTGGAAGGCCGACTGAAAGCGACCACCGGCAGCCGCAACCGCATCGATGTGGAGGGAAATATCAACTTTCCCATTGCCGAGGATAAGCTATACGGCAAGATTGCCGCGACCACCAAAAACCAGGATGGCTATGACGTGCGCCAGACCGATGGCCTGGATATGGGAAATACCAACCTGGACGCCATTCGCGGTGGCCTGAACTGGCTGGCGAGTGACAATGTGGAAGTCTATCTTTCTGTTGATGCCACTAAGGTCCGTCAGAATGGTGCGCCGGGAACGCTTCTCGGAACTTTTGATGATCCGACCGGGCTTTACGCGCTGTTCAATGCTTTTGCGGTGCCAATGTGGAATGCTCAACTCGGCCTGCCAGCGGGTACGTTGTTCGATGATCGCTGGGTGACTGAAGATCCGTCGTCCGCTTCCAACGGCACGGGGCCGAGTGTGGACAATGTGGATACCTGGGGGGCAACGGCGACCGTGGACTGGGAGATTTCCGATACTCTTTCCTTCAGGTCCATCACCGGCTATCGTGAAATGGACGCCATTATCAAGGTGGATATGGATTATACACCCTATCCCGTCGTTCATACCGATGAAGAACAGCATCAGAAGCAATTCAGTCAGGAATTCCAGTTGAGCGGCACTGCGGTGGACGGTCGTTTGCAATGGCTTCTGGGCGGTTATTATTTCAAGGAGCAGGCAGATGACGTCAACCGGACCTATTTGGCGTCGGGGATTTATGATGCTCTGGAAGCCTTGCCGGCAGCCCTGATCCCTTTGATTCCGGGGCAGGTTTGTCCGGCTGCTTTTCCAGCTCCTTGTGCGGGCGGGGCAGGCAATCCCTACAACACCACCTTTGATCTGGACGTCAATCCGACCACTTCGCTGGATACCGACAATTGGGCCGCCTTTGTACATCTCACCTATGATGTGAGCAGCAAGCTCAGCCTGACCCTTGGCGGACGCTATTCCTACGAGAAAAAGGTCTACTTCATTGACTCATATTATCCCAATTCCGGCAAGATCGCCACTCCGCCGACGACGGACGAGCAAACCTGGTCCAAGTTTACACCGAAAGTAGGTCTCGATTACCATGTCAATGACGATGTGCTGGTTTATGCTTCTTTCTCCAAGGGGTTCAAGAGCGGCGGCTGGAATCCCCGGCCGCTTGATCCTCTGGAGTTCAAGCCCTACGGCCAGGAAAACCTGGCAGCCTGGGAAACGGGTGTCAAATCACGGCTGTTTGACAACCGCATGACTCTGAATGTGGCTGGTTTTTATAGCCAATACAAAGACTTGCAGCTTTCCATCAACTCCGTAAATCCGGCGACCGGCGGTTTGATATTGACGGTGGGAAATGCCGGTGATGTTGATATCTGGGGGGTCGAGGCGGAAATTGTGGCTCGTCCCACGCCGGAACTGAACCTGAATTTGGGTGTTGGTTATCTGGATAATAAATATACCTATCTGGCGGAGGCCGTCGGATATTCAAAGGACAACGAATTGCCCTTGTCATCCAAATGGATGATCAATGCCGGTGCGGAATATGAAATCGTTCTCGGGGACGGTTTGGGATCTGTCACTCTGCGCGGGGACCTTAATTACCGCAGCAGTTTCTTCCATAACCCGCAGAACACACCGGAGATTGCACAGGACGGGTATATACTTGTCAATGCCCGGCTGACCTGGCAGGACGCTGATGATCTCTGGCAGATTGCTGTATTTGGCACCAACATTACTGATGAGAAATATATCTCCACTGCTGAACATGTGCCGTCCTTCGGCTTCCGCAATGCGGTTTATGGCCGTCCGGCCGAATGGGGGGTCTCCGTTTCCCGGCGTTTCTAG
- a CDS encoding molybdopterin-dependent oxidoreductase translates to MKTYQTCTHWGTYKIGVEEGRISHVKPVSFDPNPSGIGRSLVESCSHKIRIEQPMVREGWLRDGAGRHREGRGSDPFVPVSWDKALDLVAAELTRVRENYGNASIFAGAYGWASAGRFHHAQSQMRRFLNMFGGHTNTVNTYSFAAAEVVVPHIVGSFYEVLFAGTTVDNVAEYGELVVAFGGWPLKNSQVNAGGVSRHEVRGAQQKCRDAGVEFVYVGPNRDDMADFLEAEWLQLRPTTDTAVMIGLAHTLYEEGLYESSFVYSHCVGFDRFRDYLLGIEDGEPKTAEWAARISGVPAEQIRSLARRMASGRTLITASWSMQRAEHGEQPYWMLIVLAAMLGQIGLPGAGFGFGHAAAEGIGTRWDHPIRPAALPVPENPVRELYPVSRIADLLFNPGGKCDYDGKELTFPDTRLVYWCGGNPFHHHQDLNRLLEAWRMPETIIVHEPWWTSTARHSDIILPCTSTLERNDFTLGHCDWSLQAMQKVIDPVAQSRNEYDIFADLADRLGFRDRFTEGRDEDAWLRWFYDRTVESAAAQGANMPSFEDFWAQGSCDLPSFENPSVLFAAFRADPEKHPLATPSGKIEIYSETIASFSYDDCPPHPKWMESREWLGSPKAQDYPFHLLTNQPKDKLHSQLDFAINSREIKVRGRAPIWINPANAAVKGIRSGDIVRVFNDRGSCLAGAVLTEDVQEKVVIMPTGSWYDPEHPGEVGSLDVHGNPNVLTQDVGTSKLSQGPVAQSCLVDLELFDGPAPEVKVHQPPMISR, encoded by the coding sequence GTGAAAACCTATCAAACCTGTACCCACTGGGGCACATATAAGATTGGTGTTGAGGAGGGCCGTATCAGCCATGTGAAACCGGTCTCCTTTGACCCGAATCCTTCCGGTATAGGGCGCTCGCTGGTGGAATCCTGCTCACACAAGATCCGGATCGAACAACCCATGGTCCGTGAAGGATGGCTGCGGGATGGCGCAGGACGACACCGAGAAGGGCGCGGCAGTGATCCTTTTGTGCCCGTTTCCTGGGATAAGGCCCTGGACCTGGTGGCCGCAGAACTGACCCGGGTCAGGGAAAATTACGGTAACGCCTCGATCTTTGCCGGAGCCTACGGCTGGGCCAGCGCAGGGCGATTCCATCATGCCCAGAGCCAGATGCGGCGCTTCCTCAACATGTTCGGCGGGCATACCAATACGGTCAATACCTATTCCTTTGCCGCGGCGGAAGTGGTCGTCCCCCATATTGTAGGGTCCTTTTATGAGGTGCTGTTTGCCGGAACTACGGTGGATAATGTGGCCGAGTATGGCGAACTGGTGGTGGCCTTCGGGGGCTGGCCGCTGAAAAACTCCCAGGTTAACGCTGGCGGGGTCAGCCGTCATGAAGTAAGGGGTGCCCAGCAAAAATGCCGGGACGCCGGTGTGGAATTTGTTTACGTCGGCCCGAACCGGGACGATATGGCGGATTTTCTCGAGGCGGAATGGCTGCAGTTGCGGCCCACAACCGATACAGCGGTCATGATCGGTCTGGCCCACACCCTCTATGAAGAAGGGCTTTATGAAAGCAGTTTCGTTTATTCCCATTGCGTCGGTTTTGACAGGTTCAGGGATTATCTTCTTGGGATAGAAGATGGTGAACCGAAAACGGCAGAATGGGCGGCAAGAATCTCCGGAGTACCGGCGGAGCAGATCAGAAGCCTCGCCCGGCGTATGGCGTCAGGCCGTACGCTGATCACCGCAAGCTGGTCCATGCAGCGCGCTGAACATGGCGAGCAGCCATACTGGATGCTGATCGTGCTGGCCGCCATGCTCGGCCAGATCGGCCTGCCCGGCGCGGGTTTCGGCTTCGGACACGCCGCCGCGGAAGGTATCGGCACACGCTGGGATCATCCGATCCGGCCTGCCGCCCTGCCGGTGCCTGAAAATCCGGTGAGGGAATTATATCCGGTGTCCCGCATCGCCGACTTGTTGTTTAATCCCGGCGGGAAATGTGATTATGACGGAAAGGAACTGACATTTCCGGATACCAGGCTTGTCTATTGGTGCGGCGGCAATCCGTTCCATCATCACCAGGACCTGAACCGGCTGCTGGAAGCTTGGCGCATGCCGGAAACCATCATCGTGCATGAACCCTGGTGGACCTCAACCGCCCGTCATTCGGATATTATCCTGCCGTGCACCTCCACGCTGGAGCGCAATGACTTTACGCTTGGTCATTGTGACTGGTCCCTGCAGGCCATGCAGAAGGTGATTGATCCTGTTGCCCAGTCGCGGAACGAATATGATATCTTTGCCGATCTTGCGGACCGGCTCGGCTTTAGGGATCGGTTCACCGAAGGGCGGGATGAAGACGCCTGGCTCAGGTGGTTTTATGACCGAACGGTGGAAAGCGCCGCGGCTCAGGGAGCGAACATGCCCTCGTTCGAAGACTTCTGGGCGCAGGGCTCCTGTGACCTGCCGTCTTTTGAAAATCCGTCAGTGCTGTTTGCCGCTTTCCGAGCGGATCCGGAAAAGCACCCCCTGGCGACCCCGTCCGGCAAGATTGAGATCTATTCGGAAACCATTGCCTCCTTCAGCTATGACGATTGCCCGCCCCACCCAAAATGGATGGAATCCCGCGAATGGCTTGGCTCACCGAAGGCACAGGATTATCCCTTTCATTTGCTGACTAACCAGCCGAAGGATAAGCTGCACAGTCAGTTGGATTTTGCCATCAACAGCAGGGAAATTAAGGTCAGAGGGCGGGCGCCCATCTGGATCAATCCCGCTAATGCCGCGGTAAAGGGTATTCGGAGCGGTGATATTGTAAGGGTTTTCAATGATCGGGGGAGCTGCCTTGCCGGTGCAGTGCTCACGGAAGATGTGCAGGAGAAGGTCGTCATTATGCCGACAGGGTCCTGGTATGATCCGGAACACCCCGGTGAAGTTGGATCTCTGGATGTCCATGGCAATCCCAATGTCTTGACTCAGGATGTTGGAACTTCCAAATTGTCGCAAGGGCCAGTGGCTCAGAGCTGTCTGGTAGATTTGGAACTGTTCGATGGTCCGGCGCCGGAGGTAAAAGTTCATCAGCCTCCCATGATTTCCCGGTAA
- a CDS encoding DUF488 family protein, whose product MEIVTRFWRQETDDLFAGYRVLVDPVWPDPETWESMLLDDWWKEVAPSDNLWKECQNNRLSTNQLKEIYRNELNARRSDIVRYLKDVPAEPLVLFSGESNKHFNTMGALYEYLLRLIWEEEYGKIFSSPPCYLADHTE is encoded by the coding sequence ATGGAAATTGTTACTCGATTTTGGCGTCAGGAGACGGACGATCTCTTTGCCGGATACAGGGTGCTGGTGGACCCGGTGTGGCCGGATCCCGAAACATGGGAAAGCATGCTTCTTGATGACTGGTGGAAAGAGGTGGCGCCAAGTGACAATTTGTGGAAAGAATGCCAAAACAATCGCCTGTCGACTAACCAGCTGAAAGAAATTTATCGTAATGAATTGAATGCAAGACGGAGCGACATTGTCCGTTACTTGAAAGATGTACCTGCCGAACCGCTGGTGTTATTCTCTGGGGAAAGCAACAAACATTTTAACACAATGGGAGCGCTTTATGAGTATTTGCTCAGGCTTATCTGGGAGGAAGAATATGGTAAAATCTTTAGTTCCCCTCCCTGTTATTTGGCGGATCACACGGAATAA
- a CDS encoding nitrate- and nitrite sensing domain-containing protein: MEKLLNRFGLGQRIIALALAPLAVTVLFAIFQIADSKTTANQAHKLDVLAQYAPYVSGVVHELQKERGASAGFIGSSGGSQQKTTLSGQRKKTDAAIGSFAKVNADFPREDYGKDFSALVNEAQSSLAELRAVRAEISDLERTVPQMAAYYTDTIAHLLDIIKSAALLTDDADISRKITAYIALLEAKERAGQERAVGNGGFSRGSFNAASLKRFAELIEAQKSFLTVFNTYASPQLKKFYGKTVAGQSVDNVDAMRSHIFDRSGVVDDGTYSNSFWFKEITNKINLLKEVEDKANQEITLATQNLSSSASAIFWSLLVAVLVGAVLILGMSYFVFRSVASPLAGIDGAMRELSAGNLEIAVPYTEYGSSIGQMARSVEEFKQNAHETRRLQQEAEENRLARMKEDEERRQKEEAEEAARRQREAEAEERAQQERKKAQLELAGVFEESVLGVMQNVASAASQLESLAGQMNTAARTTQQEASNASVATGQAGASVQTVAAAAEEMSTSIDEISRQVTSASSISTNAVDTASNAEKRVEELANASLKIGEIVKLIDDIAGQTNLLALNATIESARAGEMGKGFAVVANEVKSLAQQTAQATSEIAEQIKEMQSITTGAVEAVRTINKTISEINEISTSLASTIEEQSATTREISRSAVEAATGTEGAVSSVTNVTTMAKDTGEAADGVLDASSMLSQNAEVLQTEVNRFLASIREG; encoded by the coding sequence GTGGAAAAGTTATTAAACAGGTTCGGCTTGGGACAGCGTATCATTGCTCTGGCTCTGGCTCCATTGGCAGTGACTGTTCTTTTTGCGATATTTCAGATCGCAGATTCCAAGACAACAGCAAATCAGGCTCATAAGCTCGACGTTCTGGCACAATATGCGCCTTATGTCAGTGGTGTGGTCCATGAACTGCAAAAGGAAAGAGGGGCTTCGGCGGGTTTCATTGGGTCCTCCGGTGGATCTCAGCAGAAAACCACGCTGTCGGGGCAGCGTAAGAAAACAGATGCGGCCATAGGTTCCTTTGCAAAGGTTAACGCAGATTTTCCCCGGGAGGATTACGGCAAGGACTTCTCGGCTCTGGTGAATGAAGCGCAATCGAGCCTCGCCGAATTAAGAGCCGTTCGCGCTGAAATCTCCGACCTGGAGCGCACAGTGCCGCAGATGGCGGCATATTATACCGACACCATTGCGCATCTTCTGGACATTATCAAAAGTGCGGCCTTGCTGACTGATGATGCCGATATCTCAAGGAAAATCACTGCTTATATCGCCTTGCTTGAGGCCAAGGAGCGCGCCGGTCAGGAACGGGCTGTCGGCAACGGCGGCTTCTCACGCGGTAGCTTCAATGCCGCAAGTCTGAAGCGTTTCGCGGAGTTGATTGAGGCCCAGAAATCTTTTCTGACGGTTTTCAACACCTATGCGTCGCCGCAGCTTAAGAAGTTTTACGGGAAAACTGTGGCCGGACAATCTGTAGATAATGTTGACGCCATGCGGTCACATATTTTTGACCGGAGCGGAGTTGTTGATGACGGCACTTACAGCAACTCTTTCTGGTTCAAGGAAATCACAAACAAGATCAACCTGCTCAAGGAGGTTGAGGACAAGGCCAACCAAGAGATAACCCTGGCCACCCAAAACCTTTCATCCTCCGCCAGTGCGATCTTCTGGTCTTTATTGGTGGCCGTGTTGGTGGGAGCCGTTTTGATCCTGGGGATGAGCTATTTTGTCTTTAGAAGCGTTGCCTCCCCACTGGCGGGGATTGATGGTGCCATGCGCGAACTCTCAGCGGGTAATCTGGAAATCGCAGTGCCCTATACGGAGTACGGCAGCTCCATTGGACAGATGGCGAGATCGGTTGAGGAATTCAAGCAGAATGCCCATGAAACAAGACGGCTTCAGCAGGAAGCCGAAGAAAACCGCCTGGCGCGGATGAAGGAAGACGAGGAACGGCGCCAAAAAGAGGAAGCAGAAGAAGCTGCCCGCCGGCAAAGGGAAGCGGAGGCTGAAGAGCGAGCCCAGCAGGAACGGAAGAAGGCGCAGTTGGAACTTGCTGGCGTGTTCGAGGAAAGTGTTCTCGGCGTTATGCAGAATGTGGCTTCGGCTGCATCACAGCTTGAATCTCTTGCCGGACAAATGAATACAGCGGCAAGGACTACACAGCAGGAAGCATCGAATGCCTCTGTCGCCACAGGACAGGCGGGTGCCAGCGTGCAGACTGTCGCCGCTGCGGCCGAGGAGATGTCGACATCTATTGACGAAATTTCGCGTCAGGTGACATCCGCCTCTTCTATATCCACCAATGCGGTCGATACGGCCAGCAATGCGGAAAAGAGGGTTGAGGAGCTTGCAAACGCATCTCTTAAAATTGGTGAAATCGTCAAGTTGATTGATGATATTGCCGGTCAGACTAACCTGCTGGCGCTCAATGCCACGATAGAATCCGCGCGCGCTGGCGAGATGGGCAAAGGTTTTGCTGTGGTGGCTAACGAAGTAAAGTCCCTTGCCCAGCAAACCGCACAGGCGACCAGTGAGATTGCGGAGCAGATCAAGGAGATGCAGTCCATTACGACAGGCGCGGTTGAGGCAGTGCGCACCATCAACAAGACCATCAGTGAAATTAACGAGATTTCCACAAGTCTGGCCTCTACCATTGAGGAACAGTCCGCCACCACGCGAGAGATCAGCCGCAGCGCAGTCGAGGCGGCCACGGGAACGGAAGGTGCCGTTTCAAGCGTCACCAATGTGACGACAATGGCCAAGGATACCGGGGAGGCTGCCGATGGTGTCCTCGACGCCTCCAGCATGTTGTCGCAAAACGCAGAAGTGCTGCAAACCGAAGTAAACCGTTTTCTGGCAAGCATCCGCGAAGGATAG
- a CDS encoding alginate export family protein, which yields MTVYSFTAKMFALHSIFGALALSGIAQAEEAQNISDALTKGKAYLDLRYRYEFVDQDGFAEHANASTLRTRLGYQTGTFKGISGLLEFENVTAIASGKFNNTVNGENYYPVVADPKNTEVNQVYLTYKGINGFTLTGGRQALNLDNQRFVGTVGWRQNDQAFDALRLVNTPVAGVTLAYTYVWNVNRIFGEDHPLGDLAADSHFFNISYDGLQFGKLTVYDYLLGFDNVAVQGLNSNTIGARFAGSTGLGEATKLHYALEYANQTDRAGNPGDYSAHYFLGEAGVGFDGLTVKAGYEVLGSDNGVTAFQTPLATLHKFNGWADKFLTTPVAGLRDFYLTINYTLMATETIVDGLKLAAVYHKFEADFGGAKYGSELGLSASKKIFDHYSLGLKFARYDADSYSVDTSKFWLTVGARF from the coding sequence ATGACCGTATATTCATTTACGGCAAAGATGTTTGCCCTTCATTCAATCTTTGGAGCGCTGGCTCTTTCCGGGATCGCACAGGCGGAAGAGGCGCAAAACATTTCCGACGCGCTGACCAAGGGTAAAGCCTATCTCGATTTGCGCTACCGCTATGAATTTGTGGACCAGGACGGTTTTGCCGAACATGCCAACGCGTCAACACTGCGGACCAGGCTCGGTTATCAAACCGGGACGTTCAAGGGAATTTCCGGACTGCTGGAGTTTGAGAATGTGACGGCAATCGCCAGTGGGAAATTTAACAACACGGTTAACGGCGAAAATTACTATCCGGTGGTGGCTGACCCGAAAAATACCGAGGTCAACCAGGTCTATCTGACGTACAAAGGGATAAACGGTTTTACCTTGACGGGTGGCCGGCAGGCCCTGAATCTGGATAACCAGCGTTTTGTCGGCACGGTGGGCTGGCGGCAGAATGACCAGGCCTTTGATGCCCTGCGTCTGGTCAACACGCCGGTGGCGGGTGTTACTCTTGCCTATACTTATGTCTGGAATGTGAACCGGATATTCGGCGAGGACCATCCCCTTGGCGACCTGGCGGCGGACAGTCATTTTTTCAATATCTCCTATGATGGCCTGCAGTTCGGGAAACTGACTGTTTACGACTACCTGCTCGGATTTGACAATGTAGCGGTTCAAGGCCTGAACAGTAACACGATCGGTGCGCGATTTGCCGGTTCGACCGGGCTCGGGGAGGCAACAAAACTGCACTACGCCCTCGAATATGCAAACCAGACGGATCGGGCCGGTAATCCCGGCGACTATTCTGCGCATTATTTTTTGGGTGAGGCCGGGGTTGGTTTCGACGGTCTAACGGTTAAGGCCGGCTACGAAGTTCTGGGAAGTGATAATGGCGTTACCGCCTTCCAGACGCCACTGGCGACCCTGCACAAGTTTAACGGCTGGGCTGATAAATTTCTCACTACGCCGGTTGCGGGCCTCAGGGATTTCTATCTCACGATCAACTATACGCTCATGGCGACAGAGACTATTGTTGATGGTTTGAAGCTGGCGGCAGTCTATCACAAGTTTGAGGCTGATTTCGGTGGTGCCAAATATGGGAGCGAGTTGGGTTTGTCCGCAAGCAAGAAGATATTCGATCATTATTCTCTGGGTCTCAAGTTTGCCCGCTATGACGCAGACAGCTATTCTGTGGATACGTCCAAATTCTGGCTGACGGTTGGGGCACGGTTCTAG